One segment of Trichoplusia ni isolate ovarian cell line Hi5 chromosome 20 unlocalized genomic scaffold, tn1 tig00002203_group19, whole genome shotgun sequence DNA contains the following:
- the LOC113506604 gene encoding snake venom serine protease NaSP-like, protein MYFIFMRHVCIKYVLFYILVNKKLSETLKIKKTLRIHGGRDIQSDEYPFVVMLAQIDTIYNWADRLCTGAMITDQWGLTAAHCSLFRNKYYVWYGNFTISPVNSQLMTEILKFVIHPSFRLLTLNNGKKDLQVENDVGLFRIHKLDFKHYGVLLAADYASLLGLPVTYVGGGLTRNKMKVDDVFRPLQVGEATIVSCDEELRSKSKYILCLAPKCSNRLQRPWYGDSGGPLLCDGNIIGVCSYGIESKVMSKMAYAPVSPYIDWIYRVINDTK, encoded by the coding sequence aTGTACTTTATTTTCATGCGTCATGTTTGCATTAAATAtgtactgttttatattttagtaaataaaaaattatcagAGAccttgaaaataaagaaaacccTTCGCATTCATGGAGGGAGAGATATCCAGAGTGATGAGTATCCGTTTGTTGTAATGCTTGCTCAGATCGATACTATCTATAATTGGGCGGATAGGCTGTGCACCGGAGCCATGATCACCGATCAGTGGGGGCTGACGGCGGCGCACTGCTCGCTCTTCCGCAACAAATATTACGTGTGGTACGGGAACTTCACTATATCCCCAGTAAACTCGCAACTCATGACCGAAATCCTGAAGTTTGTCATTCATCCCTCCTTTCGCCTTTTGACTTTAAATAACGGCAAGAAAGATCTACAAGTCGAGAACGACGTGGGTCTTTTCCGCATCCACAAGCTTGACTTTAAGCATTATGGTGTGCTACTTGCGGCCGATTACGCATCATTGTTAGGACTACCTGTTACGTATGTTGGAGGTGGCTTGACCCGCAACAAAATGAAGGTCGACGATGTTTTCAGACCACTGCAGGTCGGCGAAGCAACTATCGTAAGCTGTGACGAAGAATTGAGAAGTAAATCGAAGTATATACTATGCCTCGCTCCGAAATGCTCAAACCGGCTGCAACGACCGTGGTACGGGGACTCGGGAGGCCCGCTACTTTGTGATGGCAACATTATCGGAGTATGTTCTTATGGCATTGAGAGCAAAGTCATGTCGAAAATGGCTTATGCTCCAGTCAGTCCCTACATAGACTGGATCTATCGCGTGATTAATGACACAAAatag